The Rhododendron vialii isolate Sample 1 chromosome 8a, ASM3025357v1 genome has a window encoding:
- the LOC131298392 gene encoding pentatricopeptide repeat-containing protein At2g01390 — translation MSNTDKISLEEIWGFFMFFFDGARLFLRYYKPRFCAHNDHWKKSSIKWVHSLYQFKQKRPVRHVNKQMKKPLKSADKGALDQKVYARHTIRNISNILRSSSWDSAQEQLKDLSVRWDSYTVNQVLKTHPPLEKAWLFFNWASGLKGFKHDQFTYTTMLDIFGEAGRISSMRYVFQQMQEKGIKIDAVTCTSLMHWLSKDGDVDGAIKVWEDMKTSHCHPTVVSFTAYMKVLFDHNRVKDAADVYKEMLQSGCSPNCYTYTVLMEHLAGSGKYGEVIEIFNKMQEAGVQPDKATCNILVQKFCKTSETWPITHILRYMKENSLVLRYPVYMEALETLKMAEESDALLRQVNPHFQIQCDNKEKTEDCNAITTNINSTIDEGLVLYLLRRQNFVAIDCLLAGMMDKNTQLDHRIISSIIELNSDHSRPNGALLAFEYSVKMGLRIGRPAYLALLGVFIRTNSFPKVVDVVEEMNRAGISLGTYLGSLLIYRLGCARKPASCAKIFDLLLDDQKNTATYTALIVAYFSSGKANKGLEVFTVMRSKGIDVALGTYNVLLAGLEKSGRVQELEQFRKEKKKNVHADGNGPGMVPLEEMICNRLFAGDAVS, via the exons ATGTCTAACACGGATAAAATTTCCTTGGAAGAGATTTGGGGATTCTTTATGTTCTTTTTCGATGGTGCTCGTCTATTTCTCAGATATTACAAACCGCGTTTTTGTGCCCACAACGATCATTGGAAGAAAAGTTCAATTAAATGGGTACATTCGCTTTACCAATTCAAACAAAAGAGACCCGTACGTCACGTTAACAAACAGATGAAGAAACCTCTTAAATCAGCTGATAAAGGAGCTTTGGATCAGAAGGTTTATGCGAGGCATACTATTAGAAACATATCGAACATTTTAAGGTCTTCATCATGGGATTCCGCTCAGGAACAACTAAAGGACCTCTCTGTAAGATGGGATTCTTATACGGTCAATCAAGTTCTCAAAACCCATCCGCCCTTAGAAAAGGCCTGGTTGTTTTTCAATTGGGCCTCTGGGCTAAAAGGTTTTAAGCACGACCAGTTTACATACACAACAATGCTGGATATTTTTGGAGAAGCTGGGAGGATTTCATCGATGCGTTATGTCTTTCAACAGATGCAAGAGAAGGGGATCAAGATTGATGCTGTGACTTGTACTTCACTTATGCACTGGCTTTCAAAAGATGGGGATGTCGATGGAGCAATCAAGGTGTGGGAGGATATGAAGACTAGCCATTGTCATCCAACAGTTGTTTCTTTTACTGCTTATATGAAGGTTTTATTTGATCACAACAGAGTGAAGGATGCTGCTGATGTCTACAAAGAGATGCTGCAATCTGGTTGTTCTCCGAATTGCTACACATACACAGTGTTAATGGAGCATCTTGCTGGTTCTG GAAAATACGGAGAAGTTATAGAGATTTTCAACAAAATGCAGGAAGCTGGGGTTCAACCTGATAAAGCTACATGCAATATTCTGGTTCAGAAATTTTGCAAGACAAGCGAAACATGGCCAATTACTCATATTCTTCGGTATATGAAAGAAAACTCCCTTGTCCTCCGTTATCCTGTTTATATGGAAGCTCTTGAAACTTTGAAAATGGCAGAGGAGAGTGATGCTCTCCTACGACAAGTTAATCCGCATTTTCAAATCCAATGTGACAACAAGGAAAAGACAGAAGACTGCAATGCAATTACAACTAATATTAACTCCACTATAGATGAAGGACTTGTATTATATTTGTTGAGAAGGCAAAATTTTGTTGCCATTGACTGCTTGCTTGCCGGCATGATGGATAAGAATACTCAGTTGGACCATAGGATCATCTCATCCATCATTGAATTGAACAGTGATCATTCCCGGCCCAACGGTGCTTTATTGGCATTTGAATACAGTGTGAAAATGGGTCTAAGGATTGGGAGACCTGCATATCTTGCCTTACTGGGTGTCTTCATCAGAACAAATTCATTTCCAAAGGTTGTGGACGTTGTTGAGGAAATGAATAGGGCTGGAATTTCTCTAGGAACATATTTGGGATCACTGTTAATTTATAGGCTTGGTTGTGCCAGAAAGCCTGCTTCTTGTGCAAAGATATTTGATCTATTGCTTGATGACCAGAAGAATACAGCCACTTACACTGCTTTAATCGTTGCATACTTTTCCTCAGGGAAGGCTAATAAAGGACTTGAAGTGTTCACGGTTATGAGGAGCAAAGGGATTGATGTTGCACTGGGTACATACAATGTGCTATTAGCAGGTCTTGAGAAAAGTGGCAGAGTTCAGGAATTAGAACAATtcaggaaggagaagaagaagaatgtgcATGCTGATGGCAATGGTCCAGGCATGGTTCCTTTGGAGGAAATGATTTGTAATCGCCTGTTTGCTGGGGATGCTGTGTCTTGA
- the LOC131298395 gene encoding glyoxylase I 4-like — MVIEEVHEALPLLSLNHVSLLVRSVWTSVQFYEDVLGFGLIKRPSSFNFHGAWLFNYGIGIHLLENESIDEYDAINEPRPINPKDNHISFQCTDVGLVKRRLEAMGMRYTTAVVEEEGIQVDQVFFHDPDGYMIEICNCDNLPVLPISSSCPLKPSNGNYYKKMAESKCELMEIVMMKSLSRDMMNFSF, encoded by the exons atgGTGATAGAGGAAGTCCACGAGGCACTGCCTCTTCTCTCATTGAACCATGTCTCCCTTTTGGTAAGGTCGGTGTGGACTTCTGTGCAGTTCTACGAGGACGTCCTGGGGTTTGGTCTCATCAAACGCCCCTCTTCTTTCAATTTCCATGGAGCTTG GTTGTTCAACTATGGAATTGGGATCCACTTACTTGAGAATGAGTCCATTGATGAGTATGATGCCATTAACGAACCACGACCTATCAATCCAAAGGATAATCACATCTCCTTTCAA TGCACAGATGTTGGACTTGTCAAGAGAAGGTTGGAAGCCATGGGAATGAGATACACCACAGCCGTGGTGGAGGAGGAAGGGATCCAGGTGGATCAGGTGTTCTTCCATGATCCAGATGGCTACATGATCGAAATCTGCAACTGTGATAACCTTCCAGTCCTTCCTATCTCTTCTTCCTGCCCATTGAAGCCCAGTAATGGAAATTATTACAAGAAGATGGCAGAAAGTAAATGTGAACTGATGGAGATTGTTATGATGAAGAGCCTGAGCAGGGACATGATGAACTTTTCGTTCTAA